The following are encoded in a window of Haladaptatus sp. R4 genomic DNA:
- a CDS encoding type B DNA-directed DNA polymerase, translating to MVYKIDYVDGDVLTWSVTETGVNCEVDESYTPTIYVSVHGDGEFSTARAALRDLPAVAGVAVVDRRVSFRHDPERVLRVDVTDLTAVDSVARTVSKWGSPGEYRCYNVDFSREFRYCLEAGIDPLPEHELSRMRIAIAETELASGTVTELTIDDETVTGSGADVLATLSARVERADPDVLFLNTSDLVPVLFGQAERLDVAFQLGRRPGWQQLAGESTYESYGRVGHSPARYNLPGRAIIDGSNTFMWNQTNLDGCLYLVKRSGKPLQELAWSSIGNVLTGIQIREGRERDVLVPWHSWRHERFKTMRQLRDADRGGFTFAPDVGLHENVHELDFSSLYPNIIVTRNVSPEKIRCECHAGREDVPGIGYSICDERGYLPDVLEPLIEDREGIKAEICGTENDDRRDELAGQSSAIKWILVSCFGYQGFSNAKFGRIECHEAINAFAREILLETKAVLEANGWRIVHGIVDSVWVTPIEGEERTPLSELATRISAQVEIRLEHEAHYDWIAFVPLRDSDAGALTKYFGKVAGEDEYKYRGIECRQRSTPSYIDEAQKALIRAVDEHRDPEAVCEELRSWIDRLERGAVDPSELVITNRVSKNREEYTQSTRSVAALERAAELGLARSPGQSVSYVVVDDAKKSRERVALAVEKPTEYDSEFYRVSLIRGAESVLSPLGWREKHIERFLSGHDERSLESFL from the coding sequence ATGGTGTACAAAATCGACTACGTCGACGGCGACGTGCTCACCTGGTCGGTAACCGAGACGGGTGTGAACTGCGAAGTGGACGAATCGTACACGCCGACGATTTACGTGTCGGTGCACGGCGACGGTGAGTTTTCCACGGCACGTGCTGCGCTCCGTGACCTCCCTGCCGTCGCGGGGGTCGCCGTCGTCGATCGACGCGTGAGCTTTCGTCACGATCCCGAGCGGGTACTTCGGGTCGATGTGACCGACCTCACGGCAGTCGACTCGGTGGCCCGAACGGTGAGCAAGTGGGGGTCGCCCGGCGAGTACCGATGTTACAACGTCGACTTCTCGCGGGAGTTTCGCTACTGTCTCGAAGCGGGAATCGACCCGCTTCCGGAGCACGAACTCTCGCGGATGCGAATCGCCATCGCGGAGACGGAACTCGCGAGCGGGACCGTCACGGAACTCACGATCGACGACGAGACGGTAACCGGAAGCGGTGCGGACGTGCTAGCCACGCTGTCGGCCCGCGTCGAACGGGCCGATCCGGACGTTCTCTTCCTGAATACCAGCGACCTCGTTCCCGTCCTCTTTGGGCAGGCCGAGCGGCTCGACGTGGCATTTCAGCTCGGACGACGGCCGGGGTGGCAGCAGTTGGCGGGTGAATCGACGTACGAGAGCTACGGACGAGTCGGCCACTCACCGGCACGCTACAACCTGCCCGGTCGGGCGATCATCGACGGTTCGAACACGTTCATGTGGAATCAGACGAACCTCGATGGCTGTCTGTATCTCGTGAAGCGGTCGGGGAAACCACTGCAGGAACTGGCGTGGTCGTCGATCGGGAACGTTTTGACCGGGATTCAGATCCGGGAAGGCCGCGAACGGGACGTGCTCGTGCCGTGGCACTCGTGGCGTCACGAGCGGTTCAAAACGATGCGTCAACTGCGCGATGCCGACCGAGGTGGATTCACCTTCGCGCCGGACGTCGGCCTGCACGAGAACGTCCACGAACTCGACTTCTCCTCGTTGTATCCGAACATCATCGTCACGCGGAACGTGAGCCCGGAGAAGATTCGCTGTGAGTGTCACGCCGGGCGAGAGGACGTGCCGGGAATCGGCTACTCGATCTGTGACGAGCGGGGCTATCTTCCGGACGTGCTCGAACCGCTCATCGAGGATCGAGAGGGGATCAAAGCCGAGATTTGCGGGACCGAGAACGATGATCGTCGCGACGAGTTGGCGGGCCAATCGAGCGCGATCAAGTGGATCTTGGTGTCGTGTTTCGGCTATCAGGGCTTTTCGAACGCGAAGTTCGGGCGCATCGAGTGTCACGAGGCGATCAACGCGTTTGCCAGGGAAATCCTGTTGGAGACGAAAGCGGTGCTCGAAGCGAACGGGTGGCGGATCGTGCACGGCATCGTCGATAGCGTGTGGGTGACACCGATCGAAGGCGAAGAACGGACGCCGCTGTCCGAGCTTGCGACTCGGATTTCAGCGCAGGTGGAGATTCGGCTCGAACACGAAGCCCACTACGACTGGATCGCGTTCGTTCCGTTGCGCGATTCGGATGCCGGTGCGTTGACGAAGTACTTCGGGAAGGTCGCTGGCGAAGACGAGTACAAGTACCGCGGGATCGAGTGTCGCCAGCGAAGTACGCCGTCGTACATCGATGAGGCGCAGAAAGCGTTGATCCGAGCGGTGGACGAGCATCGTGATCCGGAGGCGGTTTGTGAGGAGTTACGGTCGTGGATAGACCGACTTGAGCGTGGCGCGGTCGACCCGAGCGAGTTGGTGATCACGAACCGGGTTTCGAAAAATCGGGAGGAGTACACGCAATCGACGCGGAGCGTGGCGGCACTGGAGCGAGCGGCCGAGTTGGGGTTGGCGCGGTCGCCGGGTCAGAGCGTGTCCTACGTGGTGGTGGACGATGCGAAGAAATCGCGCGAGCGAGTGGCGTTGGCGGTCGAGAAGCCGACCGAGTATGACTCCGAGTTCTATCGGGTGTCGCTAATACGGGGGGCGGAGAGTGTACTGTCACCGTTGGGATGGCGCGAAAAACACATCGAACGATTCCTCTCGGGTCACGACGAACGCAGCCTCGAATCGTTTCTCTAA
- a CDS encoding PhoD-like phosphatase N-terminal domain-containing protein: protein MLENVTRRDAMRTTAAVAFGGTMVPESAIAEESKPADRDSRSTDVLSAPNGAQVGDIVGDRALIWSRASGPARMFLHLSTDREFSEKRTIRGPAALADSDYTATIDIEGLPRGEVIQYRVEFESLRDPGTRSDPVGGSFERPRLIELISGSFGVETLSGKDGGSTPTSVA from the coding sequence ATGCTGGAAAACGTAACGAGAAGGGATGCGATGCGAACGACCGCCGCTGTCGCCTTCGGCGGGACGATGGTTCCCGAATCGGCGATAGCCGAAGAGTCGAAGCCAGCGGATCGGGACTCCCGTTCGACGGACGTACTGTCGGCACCGAACGGTGCACAGGTCGGCGATATCGTCGGGGATAGAGCCCTCATCTGGAGTCGAGCGAGCGGCCCGGCACGGATGTTCCTCCACCTGTCTACCGACCGGGAGTTCTCCGAGAAACGGACGATCCGAGGACCGGCCGCGCTCGCTGACAGCGACTACACCGCAACGATCGACATCGAGGGGCTTCCTCGGGGTGAAGTGATTCAGTATCGGGTGGAGTTCGAGAGCCTTCGTGATCCGGGAACCCGAAGCGATCCGGTGGGAGGGTCGTTCGAACGCCCCCGACTGATCGAACTGATATCCGGTTCGTTTGGGGTGGAGACGTTGTCGGGCAAGGATGGGGGATCAACCCCGACTTCGGTGGCATGA
- a CDS encoding alkaline phosphatase: protein MKTFESMRKTDPDFFIHSGDSIYADGPLEERVELDDGSVWHNVVTEAKSDVADTLAEFRGNYRYNLRDDHYREFVSEVPMIPQWDDHEVLNNWYPNEKLPADDPHDVKSVNLLAARSQRAFLDYMPIRPRDDVDDAIYQRFPYGPSLELFRLDMRSYRGPNTGNTQTEPGPKTDFLGDTQLDWLKDALSNSEATWKVIAADMPIGLVVTDGDKYEAVANADDGIPKGRELEIKELLSFMRSEGIRNVVWLTADVHYAAAHHYHPKRASFSEFEPFWEFVSGPLHAGTFGPNELDDTFGPKVVFEKSPPEGEANLPPSDGLQFFGQVDVDGRSDALTVTLKDMNDDSLYTKELTPHGC from the coding sequence ATGAAGACGTTCGAATCGATGCGGAAAACGGACCCCGACTTCTTCATCCACTCCGGCGATTCGATCTACGCCGATGGGCCGCTCGAAGAACGCGTCGAACTCGACGATGGCAGCGTTTGGCACAACGTCGTCACGGAAGCGAAATCCGACGTCGCCGACACCCTCGCCGAGTTCCGTGGGAACTACCGGTACAACCTCCGAGACGACCACTACCGGGAGTTCGTCTCCGAGGTTCCGATGATTCCACAGTGGGACGACCACGAGGTCCTCAACAACTGGTATCCGAACGAGAAACTACCGGCGGACGACCCGCACGACGTCAAAAGCGTGAACCTGCTCGCGGCGCGAAGCCAGCGAGCGTTCCTCGACTACATGCCGATTCGTCCGCGAGACGACGTCGACGATGCGATCTATCAGCGCTTCCCGTACGGCCCTTCGCTGGAGCTATTTCGGCTCGACATGCGGAGCTATCGGGGACCGAACACGGGGAACACGCAGACGGAACCGGGGCCGAAAACGGACTTCCTCGGCGACACGCAACTGGACTGGCTCAAAGACGCGCTCTCGAACTCCGAGGCGACGTGGAAGGTCATCGCGGCGGACATGCCGATCGGACTCGTGGTCACCGATGGCGACAAGTACGAAGCGGTCGCGAACGCGGACGATGGGATACCGAAAGGCCGAGAACTGGAGATCAAGGAGTTGCTCTCGTTCATGCGCTCGGAAGGCATTCGGAACGTCGTTTGGCTAACGGCGGACGTCCACTACGCGGCGGCACACCACTACCACCCGAAGCGGGCGTCGTTCTCCGAGTTCGAACCGTTCTGGGAGTTCGTCTCCGGGCCGCTTCACGCCGGGACGTTCGGACCGAACGAACTCGACGACACCTTCGGACCGAAAGTCGTCTTCGAGAAGAGCCCACCGGAAGGGGAAGCGAACCTTCCGCCGAGCGACGGACTGCAGTTCTTCGGGCAAGTCGACGTCGATGGTCGATCCGACGCACTGACGGTAACGCTCAAGGATATGAACGACGATTCGCTGTACACGAAGGAACTTACCCCCCACGGCTGCTGA
- a CDS encoding GtrA family protein translates to MSRGFPRNLQRSLFTPQLRRFVFVGGVAAGVQTILLWMFVDKTGLDYLFGALIAIEITILLQYNLNNVWTFQASRNTSSKGYLVGLLKTNVVRGTAIPIQLGILFCLVNWGNVLYLLANAVAIGISGVYRYVLDARWTWG, encoded by the coding sequence ATGTCCCGGGGATTCCCTCGTAATCTCCAAAGAAGCCTGTTCACGCCCCAGTTGCGGCGGTTCGTTTTCGTCGGGGGTGTCGCCGCGGGAGTGCAAACGATCCTGCTATGGATGTTCGTCGATAAAACGGGCCTCGATTACTTGTTTGGCGCACTGATCGCCATCGAGATTACGATCCTGCTACAATACAATCTCAATAACGTCTGGACGTTCCAGGCGAGTCGAAACACGAGTTCGAAAGGCTACCTCGTCGGATTGCTCAAAACGAACGTCGTCCGCGGGACGGCGATTCCGATTCAACTCGGCATCCTCTTTTGCCTCGTGAACTGGGGGAACGTCCTCTATCTACTCGCGAACGCCGTTGCGATCGGAATCAGTGGAGTGTACCGGTACGTTCTCGACGCGCGGTGGACGTGGGGATGA
- a CDS encoding ZIP family metal transporter — protein sequence MVVAQVTAWFGSDPVVNGLIGGVIIAFFNLLGASLVFVWRDPSERAMDGALGFAAGVMLAASFTSLIIPGIETYSDGNPIPVLVGIALGALFLDRADVLVPHAHFLLTGRRRADAAHPSTDLPVDDERLSGVILFILAITLHNMPEGLAVGVGFGSGDIGTAIPLMLAIGIQNIPEGLAVSVAAINAGLDKRFYAAFAGVRSGLVEIPLAVLGAYAVQSVSALLPYAMGFAAGAMLFVISDEIVPETHTKGYERIATLGTIFGTIVMLYLDISLG from the coding sequence GTGGTAGTCGCACAGGTTACAGCGTGGTTTGGGTCGGACCCGGTCGTCAACGGGCTTATCGGGGGGGTGATCATCGCATTTTTCAACCTTCTCGGGGCGTCGTTGGTTTTCGTTTGGCGGGATCCATCCGAACGAGCGATGGACGGTGCGCTCGGATTCGCTGCCGGGGTAATGCTTGCTGCGAGTTTTACGAGCCTGATCATTCCCGGGATCGAAACCTATTCCGATGGAAATCCCATCCCAGTCCTGGTCGGAATCGCACTGGGCGCGCTCTTTTTGGACCGCGCAGACGTACTCGTACCGCACGCACACTTTCTACTCACCGGTCGACGGAGAGCGGACGCCGCTCATCCGAGTACCGATTTACCCGTAGACGACGAACGACTCTCCGGTGTCATCCTGTTTATTCTCGCGATTACGCTCCACAATATGCCCGAGGGGCTCGCGGTTGGCGTGGGTTTCGGCAGCGGTGATATCGGCACCGCGATTCCGCTAATGCTCGCCATCGGTATCCAGAACATTCCGGAAGGATTGGCGGTTTCAGTGGCCGCGATCAACGCGGGATTGGACAAACGCTTCTATGCTGCATTCGCGGGGGTTCGTTCCGGCCTGGTCGAGATACCACTCGCGGTCCTCGGTGCGTACGCCGTTCAATCGGTTTCGGCCTTACTCCCCTACGCGATGGGATTCGCCGCGGGAGCGATGCTGTTCGTCATCAGCGACGAAATCGTTCCGGAGACACACACGAAAGGGTACGAGCGTATCGCAACCCTCGGGACGATTTTCGGAACGATCGTGATGCTGTATCTCGACATTTCGCTCGGATGA
- a CDS encoding transcription initiation factor IIB family protein yields MERRTRPPDQQTETDRSNRRERDVAAGTVECPECETRVSVANQAAEIVCDDCGFVISDSPIDHGPEWRAFSTEEDQQRSRVGSPMTNQLHDKGLSTTISHRNIDANGKPLGSRKRRKMKRLRTWDERYRSKSNQERNLKQALGEISRMAAALDIPRSDTETAGVIYRRALEADLLPGRSIEGMATASLYAAARQANAPLSLDDFAVVSRVERRRIHRAYRYITDELEIGIAPTDPIRFVPRFVSELDLSGDAERQARALLDTAKRHNVHIGKSPVALAAAAVYAAATLSNESVTQETVGSVAHIAPVTIRKRYTELLETYES; encoded by the coding sequence ATGGAACGACGAACACGACCCCCGGACCAGCAAACCGAGACGGACCGTTCGAACCGTCGAGAGAGGGATGTCGCTGCTGGCACCGTTGAGTGTCCGGAATGTGAGACACGGGTTTCGGTCGCAAACCAAGCAGCGGAAATAGTCTGTGATGACTGTGGGTTCGTCATCTCCGATAGTCCAATCGATCACGGCCCCGAATGGCGGGCGTTTTCTACCGAAGAGGATCAACAACGAAGCCGCGTCGGTTCGCCGATGACCAATCAACTCCACGACAAGGGGTTGAGTACGACGATCAGCCATCGAAACATCGATGCGAACGGGAAGCCCCTCGGGAGTCGAAAGCGGCGGAAAATGAAACGACTTCGTACGTGGGACGAACGGTACCGCTCGAAATCGAATCAGGAGCGAAATCTCAAGCAGGCGCTAGGGGAGATTTCCCGCATGGCTGCGGCGCTCGATATACCGCGGTCGGATACAGAAACCGCCGGTGTCATTTATCGGCGTGCGCTCGAAGCCGACCTGCTTCCCGGACGGTCGATCGAAGGGATGGCGACCGCGAGCCTCTATGCTGCCGCTCGTCAGGCAAACGCACCGCTCAGTCTCGACGATTTTGCGGTCGTCAGTCGAGTCGAGCGGCGCCGTATTCACCGAGCGTATCGGTACATCACGGACGAACTGGAGATCGGTATCGCACCGACGGATCCGATACGGTTCGTTCCTCGTTTCGTCTCCGAACTCGATCTAAGCGGTGATGCGGAGCGGCAGGCCCGTGCCTTGCTGGATACCGCAAAACGGCACAACGTCCACATTGGAAAGAGTCCCGTCGCACTTGCGGCGGCAGCGGTCTATGCGGCCGCAACGCTGAGCAACGAATCGGTGACACAGGAAACGGTCGGGTCCGTTGCCCATATCGCCCCCGTGACGATCAGAAAACGATACACGGAGCTTTTAGAGACCTACGAGAGCTAA
- a CDS encoding DUF1801 domain-containing protein, translated as MSASGPITGQRITELVTANQVIRAPYYQADHDEGVRFTDPEKGLQWGADVVPAMMSLFRVEKDTRDDHPDGWVGFARHWRGGTMRLDFDLFSRSDETDSILVVTAISGRKGEQTIVDDDFGEIELSDQVPTREEWGERQKRYQAIRRNDTADGSAAVNAYIAALPGWKRGVAARFDEIVRNELPHVRRAVKYHQPFYGVEDQGWFASFSAFSKHVKLTFVCETYLEPKPPSGTGPKRQALDLKETDTLDEEQVASWVQQAAADPGMGW; from the coding sequence ATGAGCGCGTCCGGTCCAATTACAGGCCAACGGATCACCGAACTCGTCACGGCTAATCAAGTGATCAGAGCACCCTACTACCAAGCCGACCACGACGAAGGGGTTCGTTTCACGGACCCGGAAAAAGGGCTCCAATGGGGTGCCGACGTCGTTCCCGCCATGATGAGTCTCTTCCGAGTCGAAAAAGACACCCGTGACGACCACCCCGACGGCTGGGTGGGATTCGCTCGCCACTGGCGAGGAGGGACGATGCGGCTGGACTTCGACCTGTTTTCTAGATCCGATGAGACGGACTCGATCCTGGTCGTGACCGCGATATCGGGGCGAAAGGGAGAGCAGACCATCGTGGACGATGACTTCGGAGAAATCGAGCTTTCGGATCAGGTTCCGACGCGGGAGGAATGGGGAGAGCGGCAAAAACGGTACCAGGCGATTCGGAGGAACGATACTGCCGACGGATCGGCAGCGGTAAACGCGTACATTGCGGCGCTGCCGGGGTGGAAGCGTGGGGTTGCGGCACGATTCGACGAAATCGTTCGAAACGAACTTCCCCATGTGCGCCGCGCCGTGAAGTATCACCAGCCGTTCTACGGCGTCGAGGATCAGGGCTGGTTCGCGTCATTCAGTGCGTTCTCGAAACACGTGAAACTGACATTCGTGTGTGAAACGTACCTTGAGCCGAAGCCCCCCAGCGGGACGGGTCCGAAGAGACAGGCCTTGGACCTGAAGGAGACGGACACACTGGACGAGGAGCAGGTCGCTTCCTGGGTCCAACAGGCCGCCGCCGATCCGGGAATGGGCTGGTGA
- a CDS encoding SDR family oxidoreductase gives MDQLLSGSVAVITGGSSGNGRAIARTFAEEGADIVVADIRDAPREGGTPTHEVIAAETGSEATFVKCDVTETDDLEASVEAAEEFGGVDIMINNAGIFRGENFLEVSEDDYDQLMDINVKGVFFGAQAAAKRMVANGGGSIINLSSVAGLEGTGEYVTYCTSKGAVRLMTYALADALGSEGIRVNSIHPGVIETMMTTDDVEIVGTEEGEMYEQMIPSQRFGTPQDVANAALFLASDLADYVNGESLVLDGGLTNTG, from the coding sequence ATGGATCAATTGCTTTCCGGTTCGGTAGCAGTCATAACGGGCGGTTCGAGTGGCAATGGTCGTGCGATTGCAAGAACGTTCGCCGAGGAAGGTGCCGACATCGTCGTTGCCGATATTCGTGACGCTCCGCGTGAAGGAGGGACTCCGACGCACGAAGTGATCGCTGCGGAAACGGGATCCGAGGCAACGTTCGTCAAATGTGACGTCACCGAAACAGACGATCTCGAAGCGAGCGTCGAAGCGGCCGAGGAGTTCGGCGGGGTCGACATCATGATCAACAACGCCGGGATTTTCCGCGGTGAAAATTTCCTGGAGGTGTCCGAAGACGACTACGACCAACTCATGGACATCAACGTCAAAGGCGTGTTCTTCGGGGCGCAAGCCGCTGCCAAGCGTATGGTGGCGAACGGTGGTGGCAGTATCATCAACCTCTCCAGTGTCGCCGGACTCGAAGGAACCGGGGAATACGTTACGTATTGTACCTCGAAGGGTGCCGTTCGATTGATGACCTACGCACTCGCTGACGCGCTCGGTTCCGAAGGAATCCGTGTCAATTCGATTCACCCCGGGGTCATCGAAACGATGATGACCACCGACGACGTCGAAATCGTCGGCACCGAAGAAGGAGAAATGTACGAGCAGATGATTCCTTCGCAGCGATTTGGGACACCACAGGACGTCGCAAATGCAGCGCTGTTCCTGGCTTCCGATCTCGCGGATTACGTTAACGGGGAATCGCTCGTGCTGGACGGTGGGCTTACGAACACCGGATAA